One genomic segment of Gemmatimonadaceae bacterium includes these proteins:
- a CDS encoding type II toxin-antitoxin system prevent-host-death family antitoxin yields the protein MRKVSVHEARTNLSKLLEEVQAGERVVIARAGTPVAVLVPFRTAIRRRRLGLARGRIVIHADFDQLPPDITSAFGDEPS from the coding sequence ATGCGCAAAGTGAGTGTGCACGAGGCCAGGACGAACCTGTCCAAGCTGCTCGAAGAGGTTCAGGCTGGCGAGCGCGTCGTGATCGCACGCGCTGGCACGCCCGTAGCCGTCCTCGTGCCGTTCCGGACTGCCATTCGCCGCCGCCGCCTCGGGCTGGCTCGCGGACGAATCGTCATTCATGCTGACTTCGACCAGCTTCCCCCCGACATCACCAGCGCCTTCGGTGACGAGCCGTCGTGA
- a CDS encoding PadR family transcriptional regulator, producing MAEASAIVKGTLDVLLLKALTWTPMHGFEITQWLEARSAGAVGVRDSALYQALHRMEERGLVASDWGVTANNQRARYYKTTRAGRKWLADETAQWVRYAGAVTAILTSSPRGG from the coding sequence ATGGCCGAGGCCTCCGCGATCGTCAAAGGCACTCTCGACGTGCTGCTGCTCAAGGCGCTCACCTGGACGCCAATGCACGGATTCGAGATCACGCAGTGGCTCGAGGCGCGATCGGCCGGCGCCGTCGGCGTCCGGGACAGCGCGCTGTATCAGGCCCTCCATCGCATGGAAGAGCGCGGCCTCGTCGCCAGCGATTGGGGCGTCACCGCCAACAATCAACGCGCCCGCTATTACAAGACCACGAGAGCCGGCCGCAAGTGGCTCGCGGACGAAACCGCGCAGTGGGTGCGCTATGCCGGCGCGGTGACTGCTATTCTCACCTCCTCTCCGCGCGGAGGTTGA
- a CDS encoding inositol oxygenase family protein, producing the protein MHHVDDWEESLAARYPAADSLPAHDSSSAGAAFRDYSQNVRPGIREFYRLNHRHQTVDFVEAKKRQYLPLRTKRMGVWEGMEFLNTLIDDSDPDADFSQIEHLLQTAEAIRQDGHPRWFVLTGLVHDLGKILYLFGEPQWAVVGDTFPVGCAFSDKVVFPEFFAENPDKQTPEYQTACGIYSEGCGLDDVHLSWGHDEYMYHVAKDYLPAEALAMIRYHSCYAIHREGGYTHLLNEQDRQMLKWVRAFNSYDLYSKGHERPNVRSLRPYYEELIAEYFPPVLDW; encoded by the coding sequence ATGCATCACGTCGACGATTGGGAAGAGTCGCTGGCTGCTCGCTACCCGGCTGCTGACTCGCTCCCGGCGCATGATAGCAGCAGTGCAGGCGCCGCGTTCCGCGACTACTCGCAGAACGTCCGTCCGGGGATTCGCGAGTTCTATCGATTGAACCATCGCCATCAGACAGTCGACTTCGTCGAAGCCAAGAAGCGGCAATACCTGCCTCTGCGCACCAAGCGCATGGGCGTCTGGGAGGGTATGGAGTTCCTGAATACGCTGATCGATGACAGCGATCCGGACGCGGATTTCAGCCAAATCGAGCACCTGCTCCAGACAGCGGAGGCGATCCGCCAGGATGGCCACCCACGGTGGTTCGTCCTCACCGGACTCGTGCACGACCTCGGCAAGATTCTGTATCTATTCGGCGAACCCCAGTGGGCAGTGGTCGGCGATACGTTCCCGGTGGGTTGCGCATTCAGCGACAAGGTGGTGTTCCCCGAGTTCTTCGCCGAGAACCCGGACAAACAGACGCCCGAGTACCAGACGGCCTGCGGCATCTACTCCGAGGGATGCGGCCTCGACGACGTGCACCTCTCTTGGGGGCATGACGAGTACATGTATCACGTCGCGAAGGATTACCTGCCAGCCGAGGCGCTCGCGATGATCCGCTATCACTCGTGCTATGCGATCCACCGCGAAGGCGGGTACACCCATCTGCTGAACGAGCAGGATCGCCAGATGCTAAAATGGGTGCGGGCGTTCAATTCCTACGATCTCTACTCCAAGGGTCACGAACGGCCCAACGTGCGTAGCTTGCGCCCGTACTATGAGGAACTGATCGCTGAGTACTTCCCGCCAGTACTCGATTGGTAA
- a CDS encoding Uma2 family endonuclease — protein MAMAVSVPRYTIADLERLPNDGNRYELLDGVLLVTPAPSYAHQIIVSRLQFRLMKAVMVSGDAHVVGPGAITVPPKTQLEPDILVFPARYPIDAKWEAIDEHWLAVEVLSRSSRVYDREIKRDAYIALGVQEVWLVDRWNKSVEVSRAGGRGDREGDIALDVLRWRVPTLSLEVEISLTEVFAGL, from the coding sequence ATGGCCATGGCCGTCAGCGTCCCCCGATACACCATCGCCGACCTCGAGCGACTCCCTAACGACGGGAATCGCTATGAGCTGCTGGACGGCGTACTGCTGGTGACGCCTGCTCCATCGTATGCGCATCAGATCATCGTGAGTCGCCTGCAATTTCGGCTGATGAAGGCAGTTATGGTCTCGGGTGACGCACACGTTGTGGGTCCGGGTGCCATCACGGTGCCACCGAAAACGCAACTCGAGCCGGACATTCTAGTTTTCCCAGCGCGCTACCCCATCGATGCGAAGTGGGAAGCGATCGACGAGCATTGGCTCGCGGTCGAGGTGCTGAGCCGGTCGTCTCGGGTTTACGATCGTGAAATCAAGCGCGACGCCTACATTGCGCTCGGTGTGCAGGAAGTGTGGTTGGTCGATCGCTGGAACAAGTCGGTGGAGGTCTCGCGCGCTGGTGGACGGGGGGACAGGGAGGGGGACATCGCTCTGGATGTGCTGCGCTGGCGCGTGCCGACGCTTTCGTTGGAAGTTGAGATTTCACTCACGGAAGTTTTTGCGGGCCTTTGA
- a CDS encoding ABC transporter permease: MRTPEIRPGIRRLFRLPGRRDAQREADDEIRLHLELRTQQLIADGMAPQDARAEAERRFGVVHDARILFRQSNERRDLSARLRDWLEDVRQDLRYAIRTLRRDVSFTTFAIATIAFGIGASVTVFSLVNGLLLRPLPFRDARHLVWISNVADDGVSEWRTQVAHALDMRARSRSLSDLAGYYAFYSIGNSALTSGSDVQRFTNVSVTCNFFPFLGVTPILGRSFTTDECRYGAGAAILLTEDLWRRRFGADRDIVGQRITLDNAPATVIGVLPGSFDFASVFSPGTPADLFSAFPLSDETSRQGNTLALVGRLKPGVSIDQARGELTSLGKELTANNPRRNTLRPKVVALDARIKGAFRPALWTLAGAVAVVMLIVCANLSSLQYARSVGRQREFAVRLALGAARSRLARQAFTESLLVSGGGALLGFAMSVFATRFVSYLSAFSLPLLSRVQVDGSTLAMTIGLSVSVGLAIGLLPALRAPNDVSDTLKHGQRGAAGDRSHTRARSALVMAEIAAACVLLVGAGLLVRSFENVINQQLGYRPEHLATVRVDPASGFPDLARATLYYDEVLRRVRVLPGVTNAALADVLPFSGDRSWSVGAAGHVYERGQEPETFVRVVSDDYFKTMGIPIRAGRDFSVGDTPESGHVVAVNETLARTLWPHLDPIGQMTDALPGGARVIAVVGDVRHQALEHAFTNEVYFPMRQMPDYGSANLIVRGVLPVGELATAVRSTLLPVAPNLPKSEWRSLQDLVDSVASPRRFVVLLVSGFAIFALLLAALGVYALVSYGVTQRTREIGIRIALGASARRVRTSILSQTLTLAATGLALGVLMAVAFGRLLRGLLFGIGTFDLTSYSSALVILVGVALVAGYVPAMRASRVDPSVALRDG; this comes from the coding sequence ATGCGCACTCCCGAAATTCGCCCAGGTATTCGTCGTCTCTTTCGATTGCCAGGCCGGCGCGACGCGCAGCGCGAGGCCGACGACGAGATCCGCCTTCATCTCGAGCTCCGCACACAGCAGCTGATAGCCGACGGCATGGCGCCACAGGATGCACGCGCCGAAGCCGAACGGCGATTCGGCGTCGTCCACGACGCACGCATCCTGTTTCGTCAGTCGAACGAGCGGCGCGACCTCAGCGCGCGACTGCGTGACTGGCTCGAAGACGTTAGGCAGGACCTTCGGTATGCGATTCGCACGCTGCGACGAGACGTGAGCTTTACGACGTTCGCCATCGCAACCATTGCGTTTGGCATCGGGGCGAGCGTCACGGTCTTCAGCCTCGTGAATGGATTACTGTTGCGCCCTCTGCCCTTTCGCGATGCCAGGCACCTCGTCTGGATCTCGAACGTCGCGGACGATGGCGTGTCCGAGTGGCGCACACAGGTCGCACACGCTCTCGACATGCGCGCGCGAAGTCGGTCGCTCTCGGACCTCGCCGGCTATTACGCGTTCTACAGCATCGGCAATTCGGCACTCACAAGCGGAAGCGACGTTCAGCGTTTCACGAACGTCTCCGTAACCTGCAACTTCTTTCCATTTCTTGGAGTCACTCCCATCCTCGGCCGGTCGTTCACCACGGACGAATGCCGCTACGGAGCCGGCGCTGCGATCCTGTTGACAGAGGATCTCTGGCGTCGCCGGTTCGGAGCCGATCGCGACATCGTTGGGCAACGCATCACCCTGGACAACGCTCCGGCGACAGTCATCGGTGTGCTGCCCGGCTCGTTCGACTTCGCTTCCGTGTTCAGCCCGGGCACCCCGGCTGACCTCTTCAGCGCATTTCCGCTCAGCGACGAGACGAGCCGCCAGGGCAATACGCTCGCTCTGGTCGGTCGACTGAAACCGGGCGTGTCCATCGATCAGGCGCGCGGGGAGCTCACGTCGCTCGGAAAGGAGCTCACCGCAAACAACCCACGTCGCAATACACTTCGGCCGAAAGTCGTTGCGCTCGATGCGCGAATCAAAGGCGCGTTCCGGCCGGCGCTGTGGACACTGGCTGGTGCAGTCGCGGTAGTGATGCTCATCGTCTGTGCGAATCTTTCGAGCCTGCAGTACGCGCGCAGCGTCGGCCGGCAGCGTGAGTTTGCCGTGCGGCTCGCACTCGGTGCGGCGCGCAGCCGCCTCGCTCGCCAGGCGTTCACCGAGAGTCTGCTCGTGTCGGGCGGAGGAGCACTGTTAGGCTTCGCGATGAGCGTGTTCGCAACGCGCTTCGTCTCGTACCTCAGCGCGTTCAGTCTCCCGCTGCTGAGTCGCGTTCAGGTTGACGGCTCGACCCTGGCGATGACAATCGGCCTATCAGTCAGTGTTGGGTTGGCGATTGGGCTGTTGCCCGCGCTGCGAGCACCGAACGATGTCAGCGATACGCTCAAGCACGGGCAGCGCGGCGCGGCGGGGGATCGAAGCCACACGCGCGCGCGGAGCGCGCTCGTGATGGCGGAAATTGCCGCCGCATGCGTACTGCTCGTCGGCGCTGGACTCCTCGTCAGAAGTTTCGAAAACGTCATCAACCAGCAGCTGGGCTATCGCCCAGAACATCTCGCGACGGTTCGCGTCGATCCGGCGTCCGGGTTTCCCGATCTTGCGCGCGCCACTCTGTACTACGACGAAGTGTTGCGTCGCGTGCGCGTGCTGCCGGGTGTGACCAATGCCGCGCTGGCCGATGTGCTTCCGTTTTCGGGCGACCGCAGCTGGAGCGTCGGCGCCGCCGGCCACGTCTACGAACGCGGGCAGGAACCCGAAACATTCGTTCGCGTCGTCAGCGACGACTATTTCAAAACGATGGGTATTCCCATCCGCGCAGGACGCGACTTCAGTGTCGGCGACACACCTGAAAGCGGGCATGTGGTGGCCGTTAACGAGACGCTCGCGCGCACGTTGTGGCCTCATCTCGATCCGATCGGCCAGATGACCGACGCGCTCCCGGGTGGAGCGCGGGTAATCGCCGTCGTGGGCGACGTTCGGCATCAGGCATTGGAGCACGCCTTTACGAACGAAGTGTACTTCCCAATGCGGCAGATGCCGGATTATGGGAGCGCTAATCTGATTGTGCGTGGCGTGCTCCCTGTCGGCGAGCTCGCCACGGCCGTTCGATCGACGCTCCTCCCCGTTGCGCCAAACCTGCCCAAGAGCGAATGGCGATCGCTGCAGGATCTCGTCGATAGCGTCGCGTCGCCACGCCGGTTTGTCGTATTGCTCGTCAGCGGTTTCGCGATTTTCGCACTGTTGCTTGCCGCGCTCGGCGTTTATGCGCTCGTGTCCTATGGCGTCACGCAGCGCACTCGAGAGATCGGCATCCGCATCGCTCTTGGCGCCTCGGCGCGCCGAGTCCGCACCAGCATCCTATCGCAAACGCTCACGCTCGCTGCGACTGGATTGGCGCTTGGCGTTCTCATGGCGGTCGCCTTCGGCCGGTTGCTGCGCGGCTTGTTGTTCGGGATCGGTACGTTCGATCTGACGAGCTACAGCAGCGCGCTGGTGATCCTCGTCGGCGTTGCTCTCGTGGCGGGCTACGTTCCGGCGATGCGTGCGTCCCGAGTCGATCCGAGCGTCGCACTGCGCGATGGCTGA
- a CDS encoding PepSY-associated TM helix domain-containing protein: MHRAFLIAHRCLGLVVAVFLVVVAVSGGLLVLEGPVSRARQPHVVPAGSPLPLDTLVMRARATAGGGDVVMMSLGDSPDVAWGVVLSTSNILVNPYTGAILTSPPGPDPLVAFMRKVHLLHTQLLGGRVGNAIVVGVTFVALFLVLSGVVVWWRDKLWRVNTSGSWKRINFDLHHSLGIWAAVVLLIITSTGIWVRYATVDEWMRKLTSSPTPRIPSQPAADPGMPLLSLDSIAAAARASVPGAAIMNIQLPPGPKLPAMVQLKYPEDHTPAGRSRVFVDKYRGTVLLAMSTRTAEAGQHMIDIKRSLHTGDIYGMPTQILWMLGAFLLATQAVTGVLMWWNAKRRLV; this comes from the coding sequence ATGCATCGCGCCTTCTTGATCGCTCATCGCTGCCTCGGACTCGTCGTCGCGGTCTTTCTCGTGGTCGTCGCGGTAAGCGGCGGCCTGCTCGTGCTCGAAGGACCCGTCAGCCGCGCGCGACAGCCGCACGTGGTGCCGGCCGGTTCTCCCTTGCCGCTCGACACACTGGTTATGCGTGCGCGCGCGACAGCGGGCGGCGGCGATGTGGTGATGATGAGCTTGGGCGACTCGCCCGACGTCGCTTGGGGCGTCGTCCTCTCGACGTCTAACATCTTGGTTAACCCATACACCGGCGCGATCCTAACGAGCCCGCCGGGCCCCGATCCGCTGGTGGCGTTCATGCGGAAGGTGCACCTCCTCCACACGCAACTCCTCGGCGGCCGAGTTGGCAATGCGATTGTCGTTGGCGTGACCTTCGTCGCCCTCTTCCTCGTCCTCAGCGGCGTCGTCGTCTGGTGGCGGGACAAGCTCTGGCGCGTGAACACGAGCGGGTCGTGGAAACGGATCAACTTCGATCTCCACCACTCGCTCGGAATCTGGGCGGCGGTGGTCCTGCTCATCATCACGTCCACCGGCATCTGGGTTCGTTATGCGACCGTCGATGAGTGGATGCGAAAGTTGACCAGTTCGCCGACGCCTCGCATTCCTTCTCAGCCGGCAGCCGATCCGGGGATGCCACTGCTGTCTCTGGATTCCATCGCGGCGGCGGCGCGAGCATCTGTCCCCGGTGCCGCGATTATGAACATTCAGCTGCCGCCCGGGCCGAAGCTTCCGGCGATGGTGCAGCTCAAGTATCCAGAGGACCACACGCCCGCGGGACGCAGCCGAGTGTTCGTCGACAAGTACCGGGGGACGGTGCTGCTGGCGATGAGTACGCGAACGGCGGAAGCTGGACAGCACATGATCGACATCAAACGATCGTTGCACACAGGCGATATCTACGGCATGCCGACGCAGATTCTCTGGATGCTGGGCGCGTTCCTTCTCGCCACGCAGGCTGTCACGGGCGTGTTGATGTGGTGGAACGCGAAGCGCAGACTGGTTTAG
- a CDS encoding RagB/SusD family nutrient uptake outer membrane protein: MRQIKNQAVRCAWAGAMLLAAIGCHDLLTVQNPQAFTNDAANSATLLPAVAAGAEGDMQVSVGELATMTGMLSDELWHTGTWSDWLDVSKGLIRKNWPFDGAFSRPENQMLQARGAAESASRRFENVLKDTAHVSPLFITSEMARAWADLELAMAICQMPSTAGAAPVSDSVIFKQAADTFTMLIPLIQAAHFGTDSLARLARLNQARAGLARAELMLGNYAAAMASAQLVPAGFRYDAVYSNNSDFQNNQMANQGNANYNRSFSIRASVWGSLIDTVNFAMLDPYSGKPDQRVQLGHDNNNVLGYARGSDGVTVFYSIGKYPSLASPIALTKSEEMNLIIAEVKWRNQDNAGAVAAMNINRELPNVSLPDLTVPTSGDVPTQVRDMILQERFAVMFAEGSRMQDLYRFGLVNARLGPGRATKLPLSRTEQLTNPHIGQGKETCPAVS, from the coding sequence ATGCGACAGATAAAGAACCAGGCAGTCCGTTGTGCGTGGGCCGGAGCGATGCTCCTCGCCGCGATCGGCTGCCACGACCTCCTCACCGTACAGAATCCACAGGCATTCACCAACGACGCGGCAAACAGCGCGACGCTCCTCCCGGCGGTTGCTGCGGGAGCGGAGGGCGACATGCAAGTGTCCGTCGGCGAGTTGGCAACGATGACGGGAATGTTGTCCGATGAGCTCTGGCATACCGGGACGTGGAGCGACTGGCTCGATGTCTCGAAGGGCTTGATCAGAAAGAACTGGCCCTTCGATGGTGCATTCAGCCGGCCGGAGAACCAGATGCTCCAGGCTCGCGGCGCGGCGGAATCCGCATCGCGGCGATTTGAGAACGTGCTCAAAGATACGGCGCACGTCAGCCCGCTCTTCATCACCTCGGAGATGGCTCGCGCCTGGGCCGATCTCGAGCTGGCGATGGCTATCTGCCAGATGCCGTCGACGGCTGGTGCGGCGCCCGTGTCCGACAGCGTCATCTTCAAGCAGGCGGCGGATACGTTCACGATGCTGATTCCGCTCATTCAAGCCGCGCACTTCGGGACGGACTCGCTCGCACGGCTGGCCCGGCTCAACCAGGCGCGCGCCGGACTCGCTCGCGCAGAGTTGATGCTCGGCAACTACGCCGCCGCGATGGCCAGCGCACAGCTGGTGCCCGCCGGTTTCCGGTACGACGCCGTGTACTCGAACAACAGCGATTTTCAGAACAACCAGATGGCCAACCAGGGGAACGCGAACTACAACCGCTCCTTTTCGATCCGTGCCAGCGTGTGGGGGAGCCTGATCGATACGGTGAACTTCGCCATGCTCGACCCGTACAGCGGCAAACCGGACCAGCGTGTGCAGCTCGGACACGACAACAACAACGTGCTCGGCTACGCGCGCGGCTCGGACGGGGTGACGGTGTTCTACAGCATCGGGAAGTATCCAAGCCTCGCTTCGCCGATCGCGCTCACCAAGTCCGAGGAGATGAATCTGATCATCGCCGAGGTGAAGTGGCGCAACCAGGACAACGCGGGCGCGGTGGCGGCGATGAACATCAATCGCGAGCTCCCGAACGTTTCCCTTCCTGACCTCACGGTTCCTACGAGTGGCGATGTCCCGACGCAGGTCCGCGACATGATTCTGCAGGAGCGCTTCGCAGTGATGTTCGCCGAGGGGTCACGCATGCAAGATCTCTATCGCTTCGGTCTCGTGAACGCGCGCCTCGGTCCCGGCCGCGCGACCAAGCTTCCCCTTTCGCGCACCGAGCAACTGACCAATCCGCACATCGGCCAAGGAAAGGAGACATGTCCGGCGGTGAGCTGA
- a CDS encoding cupin domain-containing protein yields MVLGFSELPPGDAIGIHRHLQEDEIIVITRGTARVQLGNKFMTASAGATVYIPQGTCIGVTNAGPDTLSNFFVFSSPGFERALRAVSSAPGEPPKALTPQLRHTAFEDAHAVADPLDC; encoded by the coding sequence ATGGTACTCGGATTCTCCGAGCTGCCGCCCGGCGATGCCATCGGCATTCATCGACATCTCCAAGAGGATGAGATTATTGTCATCACTCGTGGAACCGCACGAGTGCAGCTAGGGAACAAGTTCATGACGGCGTCAGCGGGAGCAACGGTCTACATACCACAGGGGACGTGCATCGGCGTAACCAATGCCGGCCCCGACACGTTATCCAACTTCTTCGTGTTTTCGTCGCCGGGGTTCGAGCGCGCGCTCCGCGCGGTTTCTTCTGCGCCTGGCGAGCCGCCGAAAGCATTGACGCCGCAGCTTCGACACACAGCATTCGAAGACGCTCATGCCGTCGCAGATCCATTGGATTGCTGA
- a CDS encoding alpha/beta hydrolase yields MRTWRGVGLLTTLALAASCRSHKPETVVIPIGARERVIGGGSLELDAFEWPGDGTPLIMLHGLGGNAASWGPIISRLSGRHVIALDLPGHGASPTPASWDFHLLARDIVTAVDREWPGEHIWIGHSWGGKLAVAAAAADSAHTRGVVLVDAVQASPLSIADPVAAVNQRFVGELDPWPNLDSALAAVRNLPQFSPWTPDVEIAFRRAVVVQPNGRVVPLLTRQKGAAIIQTLATDLTRDVSSIPAPVLVLSAPSSVFETAHRALFPRAEFVTLTGNHWLQISNPEGTASAIVSWLQRNRL; encoded by the coding sequence ATGCGCACTTGGCGAGGTGTCGGCCTGCTGACAACACTCGCACTCGCTGCATCATGCCGTTCGCATAAGCCAGAAACAGTCGTCATCCCGATCGGCGCACGAGAGCGCGTCATTGGCGGCGGATCGCTCGAGCTCGACGCATTCGAGTGGCCTGGTGACGGGACGCCGCTCATAATGCTTCATGGGTTGGGCGGCAACGCCGCGTCCTGGGGCCCGATCATCTCTCGACTTTCAGGACGACACGTGATCGCCTTGGACCTTCCGGGTCACGGCGCGAGTCCAACTCCAGCGAGCTGGGATTTTCATCTGCTTGCGCGTGACATCGTAACGGCGGTTGATAGGGAATGGCCGGGTGAGCACATCTGGATTGGGCACTCGTGGGGCGGGAAGCTCGCCGTCGCCGCCGCAGCAGCCGACAGCGCACACACACGCGGCGTCGTTCTCGTCGATGCAGTGCAAGCATCGCCACTCTCAATCGCGGATCCCGTCGCAGCAGTGAATCAACGATTCGTCGGTGAGCTCGACCCGTGGCCGAATCTCGATTCAGCGCTCGCCGCAGTCCGCAACCTTCCGCAGTTCTCTCCTTGGACGCCCGATGTGGAGATAGCGTTCCGTCGAGCGGTTGTCGTTCAACCTAATGGACGGGTCGTTCCGCTGCTGACGCGCCAGAAGGGAGCAGCCATCATCCAAACGTTGGCAACCGATCTGACACGGGATGTGTCGAGCATACCGGCACCGGTCCTCGTACTGAGCGCGCCGAGTAGTGTTTTTGAAACTGCTCACCGAGCGCTGTTTCCGCGTGCTGAATTCGTGACGCTCACCGGTAATCACTGGCTTCAGATTTCCAACCCTGAGGGCACCGCCAGTGCGATCGTGTCGTGGTTACAGCGCAATCGCCTATGA